Proteins encoded in a region of the Isosphaeraceae bacterium EP7 genome:
- a CDS encoding alpha/beta hydrolase-fold protein produces MRRLAWIGLWLLAATPAYAQLGNHTNLNRLNRRICGRVVDYTQNHGQDNRIPSAALGIPRDLYVYLPPGYTPTKAYPLVLDMHVSYIDEHTFVALGRVSEIDQLITSGQMPPTIVACVDGLVDGKNSIFSVHSFFLDGVRGRFETHVLQEVIPFLMTQYSIRPEPQAHALVGVSAGGFGAMSIALRHPELFGAVAAIGAPLNLRYTTCRGRYFDNFDPSTFRWSEVYDPNMVIGKAYFSLRKTRAKAFMAPVFGDGPDVVSRVKATNPADIIARPDFQPGQLAMYIAYAGRDNYNFDAHAESFLWIARQRGIAVDAVVDPFANHGLRFFRENHIPAYLWASRHILPPVDLIIGAPAIVQSDRNLDGATR; encoded by the coding sequence ATGAGACGGCTTGCTTGGATCGGACTCTGGCTCCTGGCCGCGACGCCAGCGTATGCGCAGCTCGGCAACCACACCAACCTGAATCGGCTCAATCGCCGAATCTGCGGGCGGGTCGTCGACTACACGCAGAACCACGGGCAGGACAACCGGATCCCGTCGGCCGCGTTGGGTATTCCTCGCGACCTGTACGTCTACCTGCCGCCGGGGTACACGCCGACGAAGGCGTATCCGCTGGTGCTCGACATGCACGTCTCCTACATCGACGAGCACACGTTCGTCGCGCTCGGCCGGGTGTCCGAGATTGACCAGCTGATCACCTCAGGTCAAATGCCGCCGACGATTGTCGCCTGCGTCGACGGCCTGGTCGACGGGAAGAACAGCATCTTCAGCGTCCACTCGTTCTTCCTGGACGGAGTTCGCGGACGGTTCGAGACGCATGTGCTCCAGGAAGTGATCCCGTTCCTGATGACGCAATACTCGATCCGTCCCGAGCCGCAAGCCCACGCGCTGGTGGGGGTGTCCGCGGGCGGTTTTGGCGCCATGAGCATCGCGCTTCGGCACCCCGAGCTGTTCGGCGCGGTCGCCGCAATCGGGGCCCCCTTGAACCTGCGATACACGACGTGCCGAGGTCGTTATTTCGATAACTTCGACCCGTCCACGTTCCGCTGGTCGGAGGTGTACGACCCCAACATGGTCATCGGCAAGGCGTACTTCAGCCTGCGGAAGACGAGGGCCAAGGCCTTCATGGCCCCCGTCTTCGGCGACGGCCCCGACGTGGTGAGCCGGGTGAAGGCGACCAATCCGGCCGACATCATCGCCCGCCCCGACTTCCAGCCCGGTCAGCTGGCGATGTACATTGCCTACGCCGGCCGCGACAACTACAACTTCGACGCCCACGCCGAGTCGTTCCTCTGGATTGCGCGCCAGCGGGGAATCGCGGTCGACGCGGTGGTCGACCCGTTCGCCAACCACGGCCTCAGGTTCTTCCGCGAGAACCACATCCCGGCCTACCTCTGGGCCAGCCGCCACATCCTCCCCCCGGTCGACCTAATCATCGGAGCACCTGCGATCGTGCAATCCGACCGGAACCTGGACGGTGCGACTCGCTGA
- a CDS encoding nitrilase-related carbon-nitrogen hydrolase, which translates to MRDIRVAAAQFEHRDGDKAYNLSRIAELTARAAAKGAEVVCFHECSVTGYTYLQTLDRDGLDAVAEPVPGGESTQALIEIARASNVVVMAGLIERAADGRLFKCYAAVGPEGLLARFHKLHPFINPHLTPGEGYCVAEIRGVKFGFLICYDNNLPENVRATTLLGAEVIVMPHVTGCTPSPMPGRGAVDPILWDRRHEDPARLRQEFQGPKGRGWLMRWLPARAWENGIFAVFSNPIGRDHDTIKPGLAMILDPSGEVLVESHELDDDVVIALLKADALDDAPGRRYLRARRPELYDTLVEPHPPGHQPVTAPGWKRTFEG; encoded by the coding sequence ATGCGCGACATCCGGGTGGCCGCGGCCCAGTTCGAGCATCGGGACGGCGACAAGGCCTATAATCTGAGCCGGATTGCCGAGCTGACGGCTCGCGCCGCGGCGAAGGGGGCGGAGGTCGTCTGCTTCCACGAGTGCAGCGTCACCGGCTACACCTACCTGCAAACCCTCGATCGCGACGGGCTGGACGCCGTGGCCGAGCCAGTGCCGGGGGGCGAGTCGACCCAGGCGCTCATCGAGATCGCCCGAGCCTCGAACGTCGTCGTGATGGCGGGCCTGATCGAGCGGGCCGCCGACGGCCGTCTGTTCAAGTGCTATGCCGCGGTCGGTCCCGAGGGATTGCTGGCCAGATTCCACAAGCTGCACCCGTTCATCAATCCGCACCTGACGCCCGGCGAAGGCTACTGCGTGGCCGAGATTCGCGGGGTGAAGTTCGGCTTCCTGATCTGCTACGACAACAACCTTCCCGAGAACGTGCGGGCCACGACCCTGCTGGGCGCCGAGGTCATCGTGATGCCCCACGTGACCGGCTGCACCCCCTCGCCGATGCCCGGCCGGGGCGCCGTCGACCCGATCCTGTGGGACCGCCGCCACGAAGATCCCGCCCGACTGCGCCAGGAATTCCAGGGCCCCAAAGGCCGAGGCTGGCTGATGCGATGGCTTCCCGCCCGAGCCTGGGAAAACGGCATCTTCGCCGTCTTCAGCAACCCCATCGGCCGGGACCACGACACGATCAAGCCCGGCCTGGCGATGATCCTCGACCCCAGCGGCGAGGTCCTCGTCGAAAGCCACGAGCTGGACGACGACGTCGTCATCGCGCTCCTGAAGGCCGATGCCCTGGACGATGCGCCCGGCCGTCGCTATCTGCGAGCCAGACGCCCCGAGCTCTACGACACGCTGGTCGAGCCGCATCCTCCGGGGCATCAACCGGTCACGGCGCCAGGATGGAAGCGGACCTTCGAGGGCTGA
- a CDS encoding carboxy terminal-processing peptidase: MPRLAFRPLALFALVGASAAIIGAQAPQPQLSPTATDQVTAQIVVKLLEQSHMAKPKIDDETAKKWAKTFIKDLDPQKYNFLKSDVAEFLAEETTLDDKIKEGDITWAKKVMERYVQRSDERYKDVVDLLKETPDFKVEEAYVDDPEKAEYPADAAEAKERLRKRLKLELLERKVAKIEPAEALKKIGIQYKDRNRAVHQFSSSDLLEFFLSSLTKTFDPHSSYMSPNTLEDMMTQQLHLSLQGIGASLQSEDGYAVVKELVPNGPADKDARIQPEDKILGIQKEDGEEISFVEKKLSDVVRDIRGPAGTKVRLIIQPAETKERKIYELTRAKIELAEAHAKGQIIETKSEDGKPLKIGVIGLPAFYGDTGALNRNEPDAVSATEDCRKLLKGFKAQGVDAVMVDLRDNGGGLLLEAITLSGLFIDNGPVVQVKEASGVKHLDDEDAGTAWDGPLVVLINRLSASASEIFAGVIKDYGRGLIIGDASTYGKGTVQSIVPINEQLGRRSPNLGALKLTIQQFYRANGESTQINGVKSDIHIPSLRDVADINEGKMDNALAFDRVAPLPHDNFNKLSQELVSSIEVKSLERRKGSDKFRKQDEQIKKAIDRKARHSISLNEDKFRAEFVPDEDAEGHDAVDEKTKEKKRKKRYGERTVWEPDYYNDEILKIVSDYLTLGSEKLASIPIKAAAQP; this comes from the coding sequence ATGCCGCGACTCGCTTTCCGTCCACTTGCCCTGTTCGCGCTGGTCGGCGCCTCGGCCGCGATCATCGGCGCCCAGGCGCCCCAGCCGCAGCTCAGCCCCACGGCCACCGACCAGGTCACGGCCCAGATCGTCGTCAAGCTGCTTGAGCAAAGCCACATGGCCAAGCCCAAGATCGACGATGAAACCGCCAAGAAATGGGCGAAGACCTTCATCAAGGATCTCGACCCCCAGAAATACAACTTCCTGAAGTCCGACGTCGCCGAGTTCCTCGCCGAGGAAACCACCCTCGACGACAAGATCAAGGAAGGCGACATCACCTGGGCCAAGAAAGTGATGGAACGCTACGTCCAGCGCTCCGACGAGCGGTACAAGGACGTCGTTGATTTGCTCAAGGAAACTCCCGACTTCAAGGTCGAGGAAGCCTACGTCGACGACCCCGAGAAGGCCGAGTACCCCGCCGACGCCGCCGAGGCCAAGGAGCGGCTCCGCAAGCGACTCAAGCTCGAACTGCTCGAGCGAAAGGTCGCCAAGATCGAGCCCGCCGAGGCCCTCAAGAAGATCGGCATCCAGTACAAGGACCGCAACCGCGCCGTCCATCAGTTCAGCAGCAGCGACCTGCTCGAATTCTTCCTCAGCAGCCTGACCAAGACCTTCGACCCGCATTCGAGCTACATGAGCCCGAATACGCTCGAGGACATGATGACCCAGCAGCTCCACCTCTCGCTGCAGGGCATCGGCGCGTCGCTCCAGTCCGAGGACGGCTACGCGGTGGTCAAGGAACTCGTCCCCAACGGCCCCGCCGACAAGGACGCCCGGATCCAGCCCGAGGACAAGATCCTCGGCATCCAGAAGGAAGATGGCGAAGAGATCAGCTTCGTTGAGAAGAAGCTCTCCGACGTCGTCCGCGACATCCGAGGCCCCGCCGGCACCAAGGTCCGCCTGATCATCCAGCCGGCCGAGACCAAGGAACGCAAGATCTACGAGCTGACCCGGGCCAAGATCGAGCTAGCCGAAGCTCACGCCAAGGGCCAGATCATCGAGACCAAGTCCGAAGACGGCAAGCCCCTCAAGATCGGTGTCATCGGCCTGCCCGCCTTCTACGGCGACACCGGTGCCCTGAATCGCAACGAGCCCGACGCCGTCTCCGCCACCGAAGACTGCCGCAAGCTCCTCAAGGGCTTCAAGGCTCAGGGCGTTGACGCCGTCATGGTCGACCTCCGCGACAACGGCGGCGGACTCCTGCTGGAAGCCATCACCCTCTCCGGCCTGTTCATCGACAACGGCCCGGTCGTCCAGGTGAAGGAAGCCTCGGGCGTCAAGCACCTCGACGACGAAGACGCCGGCACCGCCTGGGATGGCCCCCTGGTCGTCCTGATCAACCGCCTGAGCGCCAGCGCCTCCGAGATCTTCGCCGGCGTGATCAAGGATTACGGCCGGGGCCTGATCATCGGCGACGCCAGCACCTACGGCAAAGGCACCGTCCAGAGCATCGTACCCATCAACGAGCAGCTCGGCCGCCGCAGCCCCAACCTGGGCGCCCTGAAGCTCACCATCCAGCAGTTCTACCGGGCCAACGGCGAGAGCACCCAGATCAACGGCGTGAAGTCCGACATCCACATCCCCTCCCTCCGCGATGTCGCCGACATCAACGAGGGCAAGATGGATAACGCCCTCGCCTTCGACCGCGTCGCCCCCCTGCCCCACGACAACTTCAACAAGCTCTCCCAGGAGCTCGTCTCCTCCATCGAGGTGAAGTCCCTGGAGCGGCGCAAGGGCAGCGACAAGTTCCGCAAGCAGGACGAGCAGATCAAGAAGGCCATCGACCGCAAGGCCCGCCACTCGATCTCGCTCAACGAAGACAAGTTCCGCGCCGAGTTCGTCCCCGACGAGGACGCCGAAGGCCACGACGCGGTTGACGAGAAGACCAAGGAAAAGAAGCGTAAGAAGCGCTACGGCGAGCGAACGGTCTGGGAGCCCGACTATTACAACGACGAGATCCTCAAGATCGTCTCCGACTACCTCACCCTCGGCTCCGAGAAGCTAGCCTCCATCCCCATCAAGGCCGCCGCCCAGCCCTGA
- a CDS encoding alpha-L-fucosidase, with product MTRRQSRLAPLIAAFGLILMPAVVRSQAVPELKPPTEAQSTARARYRADRFGLFVHWGVYSQLADGEWVLNNHKIQTADYEPLAGTWCPDAFNAKDWVDLARSAGMKYITVTAKHHDGFCLFDSKQTDWDVVDRTPGGRDIIKELAAECQLQGIKLFLYYSHLDWHHPDYFPRGLTGRNTGRAEAGDWNHYLDYLDAQLTELLTGYGPIAGIWFDGWWDKPAADWRLDRTYALIHRLQPGALVGNNHHRKPFPGEDIQMFEKDLPGRNDSGLNADNAVGTLPLESCETINRAWGYNSSDQTFKSPKQLIQSLVRAAGADANFLLNVGPRPDGTIQPQAVERLKAVGAWLNTHGESIYGTRSGPTTAAAWGVSTADPIRRRVYLHLLDRESLGDELSIAGFQGKVASIHTWDKAPVAHQILGDRLILSLKGIKADPIDTILVLELAADAD from the coding sequence ATGACCCGACGGCAATCTCGACTTGCGCCCCTGATCGCGGCTTTCGGGTTGATCCTGATGCCCGCCGTGGTCCGATCTCAGGCGGTCCCGGAGCTGAAACCGCCGACCGAGGCGCAATCCACTGCTCGCGCCCGGTACCGGGCCGACCGCTTCGGCCTGTTCGTCCACTGGGGCGTCTACAGCCAGCTCGCCGACGGCGAGTGGGTGCTGAATAACCACAAGATTCAGACCGCCGACTATGAGCCGCTGGCCGGGACCTGGTGCCCGGATGCCTTCAACGCCAAGGACTGGGTCGACCTGGCCCGCTCCGCCGGCATGAAATACATCACCGTCACCGCCAAGCACCACGACGGCTTCTGCCTGTTCGACTCCAAGCAGACCGATTGGGATGTCGTCGACCGAACCCCCGGCGGGCGCGACATCATCAAGGAGCTGGCCGCCGAGTGCCAGCTCCAGGGCATCAAGCTCTTCCTCTATTACTCTCACCTCGACTGGCACCACCCGGACTATTTCCCCAGGGGCCTGACCGGACGCAACACCGGCCGCGCCGAGGCAGGCGACTGGAACCATTACCTGGATTACCTGGATGCCCAGCTCACCGAGCTGCTCACCGGCTACGGGCCCATCGCGGGAATCTGGTTCGACGGCTGGTGGGACAAGCCCGCGGCCGACTGGCGTCTCGACCGCACCTATGCGCTCATCCACAGGCTCCAGCCTGGCGCGCTCGTCGGCAACAACCATCACCGCAAGCCCTTCCCGGGCGAAGACATCCAGATGTTCGAGAAGGACCTTCCGGGGCGCAACGATTCGGGCCTGAACGCCGACAATGCGGTCGGGACTCTGCCACTGGAAAGCTGCGAGACCATCAACCGGGCCTGGGGCTACAATTCTTCCGACCAGACCTTCAAGAGCCCCAAGCAACTCATCCAGTCCCTGGTCAGGGCCGCCGGGGCCGACGCGAATTTCTTGCTCAACGTGGGGCCCCGACCCGACGGCACCATCCAGCCCCAGGCCGTCGAGCGGCTCAAGGCCGTCGGGGCCTGGCTGAACACCCATGGCGAGTCCATTTACGGCACTCGCTCCGGTCCCACAACCGCAGCCGCCTGGGGCGTCTCCACTGCCGACCCGATCCGCAGGCGCGTCTATCTCCACCTGCTCGATCGCGAATCCCTGGGCGATGAACTCTCCATCGCCGGCTTCCAGGGCAAGGTGGCCTCGATCCACACCTGGGACAAGGCGCCCGTCGCGCACCAGATCCTCGGCGATCGCCTGATCCTCTCGCTCAAGGGGATCAAGGCCGACCCGATCGACACCATCCTCGTGCTGGAGCTGGCCGCCGATGCCGACTGA